CATAGTCATAAATTCAACATTCTAGAACAACTCAATTAGATGTGATCGGTCGGAATACATAAAAAATTAGAGGATTTTTTCATAAGTTGAGAAATAGTTTggataaccaaaaaaaaattaaaatttcataacCATAATCATAATTATTTAGCCTTTCTCTAGTTACTTAGAATTTGCTTTGTGGATCCTCATTTACCATGTATTTATTTCTAGATTATCTCATAATGTTATTCCAAGTTTCTTCGTATCTTTCTTCATAACTTCTATCCATCTTAatttaagtttttctttttttataacttttaaCACAAATCAAAGTACCCCTTCTCACATGAACCTCCTCAGATCTTAGCCGCACATATCCATATCATCGTAAACcttctaaaaaataaatcaaatattaaaattaaaaataatatagatctttaaaattatatttatttattttttaataaaaatacatATATGAGATTTAACAATAACAAATGTAAGCACAAAAAACATTACCGCCGCCGGCACTAATACATTGCATCTTTACTTTGTAACACACAAAATTTCTTAATTTATCATGAATAATTCATGAATTAATCATGGAATTTAAGAATAATTGAATATTTCTAAATCGATTCATTTTAGAggaataattcaaaaattatttggtcaagagaaaaattaagaatattgtaaaCATGGGCATCTCACCAAAACATGCACATCTCTTAGTTTAAATAAAAAACTTCTAGAACAAATCTCGGTAACGTCTCCTTTGTTTTTAAAGCCGTTTAATCGGGAGAAAAACTAGGTTCATACGCCGTCGTTCTCACTTCTCTCACTCAGCTCATAGCACACAGCCTTGGAGGGTTATTTTATAGTTTAGGTAACACCGCGGAGTATGAATCCCATCTGACCAAAGGAAAGTCCTCGTCGCGATCTCTTCTTTATCCCGCGATtgtccttttcctttcttctgctCGTCGTCTCCCCCTCCCGCCCGCGCTCCAGTTCCTCCACCCAAGGTacggcctctctctctctcgctcactCTCCCTATAGCTctgcctccctccctccctccctctcctcggcctctccctctccctcgcccCTCTAGCGGCAACATCTTCGTTtacttgtctctttcttttctctcttttgttaATGGTGTTTGAAGTACCATGAATGGGAATAGGAAGTTGCGATCGGCATGTTCGATGCCTAATGAAATGTCCAGGTCTGGTATAGGTTCGATGGAATGCTTCTGCAGATGGATGCTTAATGAAATGTCCATGTCTGGCATATGTTCGATGGAATGCCTAAATGGTCTTGCATGTAAATTTTAGGGAGTGAGTTTGCTGATGTATTCTTCCCCTTCTTTTATATGACTGGACCTTTTATTGGCACTCATATGTTGTATTTGATTGTTGTTTGCTGTTGACGGTGCTATTACAAtgtcatatttatattataggACTCCTCTCTGTGTCCAAGCGAACGAAAAGGattgaaattttgtaaaattttcttCAATGGGATATCAGGTGTCGTCCCTTGGATTTCAAATCTCAATCAGGCTTGAGATTGTATAGAAAGGGACAAGAGGAAACTAATACAATAAcctatttgaaaaaaatatgtaagCAATGCAGATAATTTTTACTATATACAGTGACATAATTAGTATTACATCTAGGTTATTATTCAATTTAGAAAAAGTGACATGTGCATAGCTCCATGATCACTCATCAGTAATTCACTGCATGCCTTGTctttgttgcaggctttggggtggggggtggggggagAGATTTAGGCTGGAATGTACTCAAGTGCATTTGGCCCCTAATGCTTTCTAGTGAAAATCAATGATAGAtctttcaaaataaaatttgacacTATTGAACATGATTTATGTGCACAAAATGCCTAGAAACAAAAAATCACACAGTTTTGAGATCTTTTACCCATGCATCGAATGGATGAAAATAAACAATTTTAATTGTATAATGTCATATCTTCATTTGATCTGTAGTCTATAAGCATCCAAAtcagctgaaatttgatctgtaCATGTTTTAAAGTATTTAGATCAAGACTAACGGTTTAGTTTTGCATGTATTCTTATTATGTATTCTGAACAAAGTTTAGAATTATCTCCCTCAACCCCTTTAGAGTTTTCTGGATGTAAGTAAATCTTTTTGGAAGTAGCAGCTGAAATTAGTCCAGTGATCTGGTGGCTGTATTTGGTTAGAAGTTGCCAGCTTACCAAGCTGGTAAATTATCTTGGTGGTTGTATCAGGGACTTGAGTTTGAATCTTGCATTCATCAGAGTTTGGGGGGTAACTGTATTTTGGAGGAGGGCTGCTCCCCTGGTTGTGTAGCCCACCCACCTGCGGAACTCTTCTACAGAAGAAAGGAAGTGGCTGTATTTAGTTGGTTTTGGCCACCCTCTTCCGAAAATAGTGGTCCTATCATTTATTTTGATATGAAATATAACATAGAACTATGTTTTCTTGTGACTGTATACTAAGTGGTTAGCTTCTCatgtttaataataaatatttgtaTCAGTAGTGAACTACTTCAATACAGATAGTTCCAATGGATCCTAGTATGAAACAACTGCAGCAGGCTCTAGTCGAGATTGAAACTGAAGCTGAGCATCTTCTTTTGGCGCGTAATCAGGTATGAGCCATTCTTATTCAGTTTCTACTGCTAACTCTGGGAGTCTCAGTATATCTAATCTTCTTGTGATTTTCTATGTTAAAACAGATGGTTGAAAATGACAGATTGAGGAATGGTAACAGAGAAGCCTTAACAGCTCTCCGTAAGAGAGCACGCACAACAAAGAGTAGTGTTCCATCTCCTTTTGAGGCAATAATGAAAGAAATAGAGGAAACTAAATCGAAGGAATTAGTAAAGGAGATATGCCCAACTTGTGGAAATCATGACACGAAGGAACATACATGGATGATGTTTCCAGGGTCTGATATTTTTGTCCGCATGCCTTTTCATGCGGTGCACACCGTTTTGGAGAAAGGTACTTGCTAAATTACTATCCATGCTATTAGCTTGTAGCAAACAGAATGGGTTATTTCATATTGCGTGATCAAATCTAGCTGATGTTGAATCAGGGCAACTTATTTTGTTTGAGAAGTGTTTATGTTCAGTTATAGGCAAAGGTCAGGAAACCTAGCGTACTCCAGAAGATTTATGATCTTTTACACTTTCTAGATGAGTGTCTAGACTTGAGACAGTAAGAGTTTTGTTTATCCTAGATTCTTCTTGACTGTTAGTGATACTGAAATATGGGTTATCTATAATGATTATATAGTTGTAAGTTTATACATAAGGTGTCATTCTGGTATCTTGCCATTTCTGTAAGCTCGTAGTAAGAAAAAGAAGTCCCCATTTCTCTCTGACCTTTTGGTGCTGATTTGATTTTTGGTCTCATTGTCCCCCGAGCAAGCTTCAATGTCTATCACCTTGAGTGTTTCCAAGATTCAGAGTGTACTGATCTAAGCTAATTCATGCGCAAGGGGATGAGTGCCTCATGATCTCAGGTCAGAAGAAAGCTCAGTCTCTGGAATAGGTGTTTTAGCCTATTCCAAGTGTTCCTGAGTCAAGTGAAGCATGGTATTATAAATGTGATGCAGACAACTCCTTTGAATCTTTAAAACACAAATTTCAAGTTTTGCTTTCATTCTGACAATTGATGGATTTTGCCTTTTTCTATGAAGATGAGTTACTCCAGCAACTGGCAAAAAATGTTGCAATTGCCAAAGCTTTTATGTAGCTTTACTTAAGATCATGGCTTCCTCGCCGGTCGCATTAGATTCTGCGGTTTCATCTTTTCCCTATATTTACTTCTTATTAGGTTCAGTGTGCTGGTAGCATTAAGTACCCTTGTCTCAGCTGCTGCACTGATGTTTACTTATATACTGACTTTATTAAGTTCAGTATCTGTAGATTAAAATTATGCTTATGAGCTATATGAACTTGTGAATTAGACTTCTTGTCCGTCTATGTACTGTTAACATAAGGATTCATGGTTTCCTGAATCTGAGCTTTCCTGACCTGCTGCTTGACCCTGAGTTCAAAATGCCTTCACAGCTTCCATTCTTTTCACAACCACAATTGTCAAATTCTGTCATCAAATGGATAACTGAGTGTTATATCTGGtcattagaatttttatttttgtttttttttggggattttagATCGCACCACTCAAATTATACAggaaaacttgatttcttttgttatgatattttttttttgcttgtggTGTAGATCAAGAACGACTGGACTACGACACCAAGAAACTACAGAGCTATGTTAAGGAGAAAACATTCATAATTTCAGAAAAAGGAGCTCTTGCTGACAGGTTCAGTCCTGGCATCCTTAGTTCTCTTGTCACCCTGACTGATAAATCCAGATAAATTTTGGGGAAGCATGGGTACACTATTGCAATTGTATTCCTGTTTCTTGGACTTTACACTTTATTGTAATTCATCTTTCTTATGAATGGTAGCCCTTCATTCTATGGGCTTACGTGCAAACACACTTGCTAGCGTTAAACTGGCAAAGGGTGCAATGTTGTTGTTGTGTCTATTCCCAATGCTTTAGAAattgaaataaagaaaattacttTGCATAGCATAGAAGGAAGGGGGACTACAGGCAGTGTGTGATAATTTCGTAAAAATACTTccatttgaaatgagcatggtTTGTTCCATCCTAATAGGCGTGCACAGAAATACTGCGGTCATTTAACCATTAAGCTTGAGAATGCTATAGATTTGATGAAGCTAAGTATAGTATCACAAGTTCAGTATGAAAATCCAAGGCCTTGATTCATTGTGCATGTTGACTGTTTCAACTTGCCGAATTAAGCTTGCTACAGAATCCGGGCTGAATGATTTTATAATGGCATCTCTTCCGAGAAGTATGATGCTGCAGAATCTGGGTGGTGGTGAATTGGGATCAATTTCACTGGAATACAAGTGGGGCCAACTATCGTGCTTACTCTGCTTCCGGGGGTAGTGATCCTTCTTGATATTTCTCAcaaagaaatgaaaagaaaaagagtcaTTGATGTTTGAAGAGTGGAGGATTGGGACCTTGTTGCTGAAATAGTATGGCTAGGGTTTAAAATAATTGCCATCCTAATAGGTTCAAGGGGATTCTTTATGTCACATATATGGACAAGATTTGATTGAGAACTATTTTCCAGtagttattttattataatactcATTGTACAACAAAAATAATGGTGATCAGTTGATATTCCATCATCGACCAAACTGAGATAATATTTTCTAATCTAAATCATTCTACATGCTGAAATATAACTGTTTAataatcattaaaaataaaaaaatattttattttgagttTTTTTGTGTATATCTTTATGAATATCTGAGATTATGATTATATCTatgcaaattatatatatatatttttttgcatatatatctttataaatatctgaaattgcatgtatatccttacAAATTTCTTATTTGTATATATTCTTATAaactatttctttattttttttgcatgcatacctttaattttttttttctacatgCATACTCTTAGCAGAATAAGAAAAGATgcacaaaaaaattataaagatcTATGCGCAAATACTAAATTATAAGGGTATAGATgtaaaaaacacacacacacacacacacacacacacacacacatatatatatatatatatatatatatggatataaatataaaCAGTAAATTGATAAGGATATACATGTAATTTTAGTATTTAAAAGAATATACATGCACAAAAACAATCATAAGTGCATACACGTAGATAGAAAATTTGCGAATGATACATgtaattttagatatttataagaaatatatgaaaaatatatattttcatgTATTCTCACATTGTCCCTAATGGTAGACGTGGCCAAATATGGAGTTCGTAACCTGTTACAATCATAACAAGTAATAATGCTTTGGAGAGGGACCTTTGTTATAGGGTCGTGATGTTAATGGGACTGAAGTTTCCCTCATACATTCAGTAACAACAACTAATAAATTCCCTTCCCATGCCTACCAAGCGATCGCCCTCCGCACTCCGACGCTAGCTGTGCCTTGACATGCAATATTTCTCTGCCATTTTGATATCCGGCAGCGATTTCAGACGCACTCCAAACTGAAAGTCTAGAGACGAAAAACGAAGGGTAGGCGATAGCAGCAGCAACAACGACATGAGTGATCATTAGcactgttgtggttcaaatttggcccgagggtgaccatgtCGAAGGAGCTACTGGCCGAAGCGAAGAAAGGAAGACCACCTTTCGTGTGGCGACGGCATACCTATGCTAAGTCCGAGACTCTTTATTTTGGCAACAAACATCATGAAGTTCTGCCTCCAATGGTACGTACTCCCTCTCACCACCCCTCTCCACGCCCCCGTCTCTTTCTTTTGCGCCCCCCTTTCCGACCCGCTTATTGGCTCTCACCACCATCTCCTTTCCTTTTTGTCTTCCTCTTGGTGACTGCAACAACATGCTTTACCCCAAGCAAGACAAGCAGGACAAGATACTCCTCTACATCTCCCGCCGCTGCGACTGCAAGGTCTCTGATACTAATCTTTTCTCTTCCATTTTGTGTCGTTCTTTCTTTGTGGGTTCACATGTTGCTAGGTTTCCTTAactttctttgctttctttctttctttttttccatccCAAACTAGTCAACATAATTCACCCGTTTATTCTGTCGAGTATTCTATGCATAATCAATGCCCTAGCGTCTTGTGGTGTCGCTTGTTTCCTGCTCCAGCTAGCCTGATGGTTGTTTTTAACATGCTTCCATCTTGAATAGTGTGTACTTGAGCAAGAAATTCTTGTTGTGCAAGATGGAGGGCTCAAGAGTTCAAAATTAGAATGGCAGAGATGAAGCTGTTGTTGTGGATTCGATGGACGACAAGTTCGGGGTCATAAAGGAGTATTGCAACAGATCATGATAAGATAGgggaaggaaagaagaggagCGGCCCTCTAATAATAACATGGTCATGGGTTCTGCAATAAGGGTAACGATGATGGTCAATGTAgcaggcagagagagagagagagagagagagtatagcAGTGTTAATTGGAAATGTAATAATTAATTTGGGTAGATGTATGTTAATATAAATAATCAGTGGGACTAATTCAACCAGTTTCTATGAACAAATAAAATCTTTGATAACTGCAGTGTTAGGCCAACCAGCCCTAGCTTAGTCTAGTTTGATTAGAAACTCACTGATTGTTAATTGAGTTTATGTGCTCCTGTATTTCATAAATATCCATGCTCGTTGATGTTAAGACCTTTATTACGTGAATGACAGTATCCCTCTGAATATATGACCAGCTATCTAGATAGATTGTTTCCACCATGACATAAAAAATAGATAACCTTACTGATTTTCCTAGTAATTTTTTAATGAAACACCCGTAGGTGATTAATGCAGTTGTGCTAAGCTCTATGTAGATAATTTAGGATACAACCTTAAACATGGGTAGCCTTctcatttttgatttttataatttttagagAACCCTGTACATAACGTATTCAGTTATATTAAGctctttaatattattttccacATTCCCTTCAAAATTGATCCTTAGGTACCAATTTTCAGTTGGCAGAAAGTTTTATAAACTCGTTTCTATATTCTGTATCTTTTTAAGGTAGcgaaaagttctttcatgagcATAGATGGAAGAACAATTGAAAACCATCTATACGTATTTATTCATTGTTCTTAGTTTTGGTCCTAAAAGTTTTATGGCATTATAAAGTTAAAAACAATTCTGGATGCCTTGTAACGAGTTTTTTAGTTATGTAACATTAACAAATCCAGAAAGCAGCATCCATAATCCGGCAGTAGCTAGGGTGAAACTTGAAATATTTCAAGAATACAAGATGTTATTGCTGGCTTTGTTCATTATTCATGCATGAATTTTGTTGGCTAGCATTTGGATTTTGGATTGACggacaaattatttttttatgaccATATTTTAGCTATTCTTCTTTATTTTAAACCTGGAAGGTCCAGGGCTCTATAAAGCTGGAGGGAGGGTAAGGTGGGGGAGAAGATGATGGAATCGGTGGGCTCGCTCCCCGTGGCGAACGTCCAGGCTCTGGCTGCTGCCTCCAGTGGCCTGAGCGAGGTCCCTCCGAGGTATCTCCGGCCCGAAGCAGAGTCGGATCCCGTCACCGGTGACGGCGGTAGTCTCGAGATCCCGGTCATCGATATGAATAGACTACTCCAACCCCAGTCATCCCGGGATGAATCCGCCAAGCTTAATCTGGCCTGCGAGCAGTGGGGCTTCTTTCAGGTCAGTAATCTAATCTTCTTATGATACATAGacaaaacaaataattgaaagaaatttgaaccGAGTTTGTTCATTCATACTCGGacttttttatttcttgctttctttttgTTCCCCCCTGGGGCCATGGCTACCACGATGGTAAAACGGAAACAACGATATAGATGTAACGAGACTAGTTGGCAGTAAGTTTTTCAGTGCTCGACCGGCTTCTCTAATGTTAATACTTTTTAAAACTAATCTATTTTACTTATCAGACTGAAAGATTGGATGGAGCAGGCCATGCACACCGGCTGAGCTCGGGGGGCTTGCAATTCCCCGTTCTCAAGATAAATTCGACTAAAATATAGGAATTTAATAAGTGGGCTGTTACAGTTAGTTTCCATGTCTGTTTTGTCCGTGGAAATCTGGAGGTATTCTCCCAATCTACCTATTGATTTGGATTTTCCATTGTATAACACTACTAGTATCTGCTTGTGGGTTGGGATCTTCACAGATCACATTTTAAGAGGAGCCAAACTATCCTTCAAATCCATGATGCTCCTCCAATATATTTGAAGCATTAAATGtgacatatttttcttttaagacTTTAGCAAGAGGTCAAAGAGATGCAGAGAGATAAATATGATCAGGTATTTATCTTCTGAACTCTTGAAAAGGTTTCCTTCTTTATTATATTCCTTCCTTCTTACTATTGTCCCAAGTTCTCAATAATAATAACACTCCCTAATTCTAAAATGCTCCATTCTCATGTATATTTCGGAGttggtatacaatattatattttgcTTGTTGTAGGAAACCCTTTTGCTTCCTTGAGACAATAGCAATCTtgcattttattaaatttataacaAATTGGCATCACCTTGATAGttcgatttttttttgtataaataAATTAGAACTCATACTGTTGCTTCCTCTCAACCAAAATCCTGGCTCCGCCACTGAGGCCATGATCAGAATAATTGAGTTGTCATGACAATGAGTCCTACCAAATACTAGGTTGATTCTATATATTATTTGGTCTAAATTTCATGGGGAAGTTCAATACATAagactgcatttttttttttcaaataagagTGCAATGTTTTGGTTTTTTGTCTTCTTCAGAATGCATACTTACTTTTTTATGGACCAACTGCTTAATTGTTGATTTGTTCGTTGCAGTTGATTAACCATAATGTTCCCAATGAACTGATTGGGAGAATGAAGATTGATATTGAAGAG
Above is a genomic segment from Phoenix dactylifera cultivar Barhee BC4 chromosome 2, palm_55x_up_171113_PBpolish2nd_filt_p, whole genome shotgun sequence containing:
- the LOC103716544 gene encoding uncharacterized protein LOC103716544; the protein is MDPSMKQLQQALVEIETEAEHLLLARNQMVENDRLRNGNREALTALRKRARTTKSSVPSPFEAIMKEIEETKSKELVKEICPTCGNHDTKEHTWMMFPGSDIFVRMPFHAVHTVLEKDQERLDYDTKKLQSYVKEKTFIISEKGALADRFSPGILSSLVTLTDKSR